From one Bradyrhizobium sp. Ash2021 genomic stretch:
- a CDS encoding GrlR family regulatory protein — translation MFEGFYKVRFQLNDTVGRSVMYARDGKMLGGNSAFAHIGTYEKIGDEIAIEIKTVRHNPDPNYRAMAGTDDATLLARGRPDGDLYRFDGRLKELPGAVFSSVMTPIEEEAIPIAGGVGEGGIVNGLYSIHIRMLDGVDGGLTGVMLLNDGRILGGDASFYYLGTYTSANGRWKGQILNQEHTPARGENPVFGGHEVGIGFAGTCDDEGALLDATALAGKRSLRLTAVLKLMRRV, via the coding sequence TTGTTTGAGGGTTTCTACAAGGTCAGGTTTCAGCTCAACGATACGGTCGGCCGTAGCGTGATGTATGCGCGCGACGGCAAGATGCTCGGCGGCAATTCGGCCTTTGCCCACATCGGCACCTACGAAAAAATCGGCGACGAGATCGCCATCGAGATCAAGACCGTTCGCCATAATCCGGATCCGAATTATCGGGCGATGGCCGGCACCGACGATGCGACGCTGCTGGCGCGGGGCAGGCCGGACGGCGACCTCTATCGCTTCGATGGCCGCCTCAAGGAATTGCCGGGCGCGGTGTTCAGCTCGGTCATGACGCCGATCGAGGAGGAGGCGATACCGATCGCCGGCGGTGTCGGCGAGGGTGGCATCGTCAACGGCCTCTATTCCATTCACATCCGGATGCTGGACGGCGTCGATGGCGGCCTGACCGGCGTGATGCTGCTCAATGACGGCCGCATCCTCGGCGGCGACGCGTCGTTCTATTATCTCGGCACCTACACCTCGGCGAACGGACGCTGGAAGGGACAGATCCTCAATCAGGAGCATACCCCGGCCAGGGGCGAGAACCCCGTGTTCGGCGGCCATGAGGTAGGCATCGGCTTTGCCGGCACTTGCGACGACGAGGGAGCGCTGCTGGACGCCACCGCGCTGGCCGGCAAGCGCAGCCTTCGCCTGACCGCCGTCCTGAAACTGATGCGCCGGGTCTGA
- a CDS encoding substrate-binding domain-containing protein produces MDNTVRVLSTLALRGAVHGLAGRYEAAGGGRIDADFAPTLALLDRLRGGEGADVVILTREGLSELAGAGCVVEDSCVDLARSYVGVAVKAGAAHPDIATEAALRAALLGARSVAYSRIGASGILFAQLIEQLGIAAEINARAVIIPSGFTAERLVGGEADLAIQQISELKQVSGIEVVGPIPHELQTPAVFSAGRMVASQKADQADRLLHYLASPEVAPVLRGCGLEP; encoded by the coding sequence ATGGATAATACCGTGCGCGTGCTCTCGACGCTCGCCCTGAGGGGCGCGGTGCACGGCCTGGCCGGACGCTATGAAGCGGCCGGCGGCGGGCGCATCGATGCCGATTTCGCGCCGACCCTGGCGTTGCTCGATCGGCTGCGCGGCGGAGAGGGGGCTGACGTCGTCATTCTGACCCGCGAGGGGCTTTCGGAACTCGCGGGCGCGGGCTGCGTCGTGGAGGATAGTTGCGTCGACCTGGCACGCTCCTATGTCGGCGTTGCCGTGAAGGCAGGCGCAGCCCATCCCGATATCGCAACCGAAGCTGCGCTGCGCGCGGCGCTGCTCGGCGCCCGTTCAGTGGCGTATTCGCGGATCGGCGCCAGCGGCATCCTGTTCGCGCAATTGATCGAACAATTGGGCATTGCCGCCGAGATCAACGCCCGCGCCGTGATTATTCCGTCGGGCTTTACCGCGGAAAGGCTCGTTGGCGGCGAGGCGGACCTTGCCATCCAGCAGATCAGCGAATTGAAGCAGGTCAGCGGGATCGAAGTCGTCGGACCGATCCCGCACGAGCTGCAAACACCGGCGGTGTTTTCGGCCGGCCGCATGGTGGCTTCGCAGAAGGCCGATCAGGCCGACCGGCTGCTACATTATCTGGCTTCGCCGGAGGTCGCCCCGGTGCTGCGCGGTTGCGGGCTGGAGCCTTGA
- a CDS encoding tetratricopeptide repeat protein — translation MSRRICSFAVVAIVAMTAPALAYAQSADLVLCDRVAADPSDPDKPADVKGVPDIAASDIATAIKYCKNAANGSRRAMYQLGRAYAANRQMPEAIAAWRKASDKGSTSAMVELGVLYGTGAGIARDEAQARKLFERAAEAGNPRGVSNLAALGGGAGATADPARARELLSKAAETNAEAQYQLGMMLAEGNGGSRDDAAARALFEKAAAQNHPAALERMGAFSQEGRGGPKDSDAAKAYYQRAAALGDEDAKKALERMRCPYAIKDKRGNVVTNLCF, via the coding sequence ATGTCCAGACGGATTTGCTCCTTTGCGGTCGTTGCGATCGTCGCCATGACGGCGCCGGCGCTGGCCTACGCGCAATCGGCGGACCTCGTTCTGTGCGACCGCGTTGCGGCCGATCCATCCGATCCCGACAAGCCGGCCGACGTGAAGGGCGTGCCCGATATCGCCGCCTCCGACATCGCGACCGCGATCAAATATTGCAAGAACGCCGCCAATGGATCGCGCCGGGCGATGTACCAGCTTGGCCGCGCCTACGCCGCCAACCGGCAAATGCCGGAAGCGATCGCCGCCTGGCGCAAGGCTTCGGACAAGGGATCTACTTCGGCGATGGTCGAACTCGGCGTGCTCTATGGCACCGGCGCCGGCATTGCACGTGACGAAGCGCAGGCGAGAAAACTGTTCGAACGCGCGGCCGAAGCCGGCAATCCCCGGGGAGTCAGCAATCTCGCCGCCCTTGGCGGCGGCGCCGGCGCGACCGCCGATCCCGCGCGCGCCCGCGAATTGTTGTCGAAGGCCGCCGAGACCAATGCCGAGGCGCAGTATCAGCTCGGCATGATGCTGGCGGAGGGCAATGGCGGATCCAGGGACGACGCCGCCGCGCGGGCGCTGTTTGAAAAGGCGGCGGCGCAAAATCACCCCGCAGCACTTGAGCGGATGGGGGCGTTTTCACAGGAAGGCCGTGGCGGACCGAAGGATTCCGATGCCGCCAAGGCCTATTACCAGCGCGCCGCCGCGCTCGGCGACGAGGACGCCAAGAAGGCGCTGGAGCGGATGCGATGTCCTTACGCGATCAAGGACAAGCGCGGCAATGTGGTGACGAATTTGTGCTTCTAG
- a CDS encoding glutamine synthetase beta-grasp domain-containing protein: protein MTKYKLEYIWLDGYTPTPNLRGKTQIKEFDAFPTLEQLPLWGFDGSSTMQAEGHSSDCVLKPVAVYPDGARTNGALVMCEVMMPDGKTPHPSNKRATILDDEGAWFGYEQEYFFYKDGRPLGFPASGYPAPQGPYYTGVGYKNVGDIARKMVEEHLDLCLAAGINHEGINAEVAKGQWEFQIFGKGSKKAADEMWMARYLMLRLTEKYGVDIEFHCKPLGDTDWNGSGMHANFSTTYMREVGGKEYFEKLMEAFKTNRADHIAVYGPDNHMRLTGKHETASIDTFSYGIADRGASIRVPHSFANNGYKGYLEDRRPNSQGDPYQIASQILKTIASVPTGAKAAAA, encoded by the coding sequence ATGACGAAATACAAGCTCGAGTATATCTGGCTCGATGGATATACGCCGACACCGAACCTGCGCGGCAAGACGCAGATCAAGGAATTCGATGCGTTCCCGACGCTGGAGCAGCTGCCGCTGTGGGGCTTCGATGGAAGTTCGACCATGCAGGCCGAAGGACATAGCTCCGACTGTGTGCTGAAGCCGGTCGCTGTTTATCCGGACGGCGCGCGCACGAACGGCGCGCTGGTGATGTGCGAAGTCATGATGCCCGACGGCAAGACCCCGCACCCCTCGAACAAGCGCGCCACCATCCTCGACGACGAAGGCGCCTGGTTCGGCTATGAGCAGGAATATTTCTTCTACAAGGACGGCCGCCCGCTCGGCTTCCCCGCCTCTGGCTATCCCGCGCCGCAGGGTCCGTACTACACCGGCGTCGGCTACAAGAACGTCGGCGATATTGCCCGCAAGATGGTGGAAGAGCATCTCGATCTCTGTCTCGCCGCCGGCATCAACCATGAAGGCATCAATGCCGAAGTGGCGAAGGGCCAGTGGGAATTCCAGATCTTCGGCAAGGGCTCCAAGAAAGCCGCTGACGAAATGTGGATGGCCCGCTACCTGATGTTGCGTCTGACCGAGAAGTACGGCGTCGATATCGAATTCCACTGCAAGCCGCTCGGCGATACCGATTGGAACGGCTCCGGCATGCACGCCAACTTCTCCACCACCTATATGCGTGAAGTCGGCGGCAAGGAATATTTCGAGAAGCTGATGGAAGCCTTCAAGACCAACCGCGCTGATCACATCGCGGTCTACGGTCCGGACAACCACATGCGCCTCACCGGCAAGCACGAGACGGCGTCGATCGACACCTTCAGCTACGGCATTGCCGACCGCGGCGCCTCGATCCGCGTTCCGCATTCCTTCGCCAACAACGGCTACAAGGGCTATCTGGAAGACCGCCGCCCGAACTCGCAAGGCGACCCCTACCAGATCGCTTCGCAGATCCTGAAGACGATCGCTTCGGTTCCGACCGGCGCGAAGGCTGCCGCAGCCTAA
- a CDS encoding MliC family protein translates to MNNRKIAVFGAAFFLGTIGASAAFAQTFRNYRCADGTQFIVGFFEYDSRAHLQLDGRAVTLGKRLAFSGLRYSGSGVTLKMTKAGITTLKHAKRPVTACELT, encoded by the coding sequence ATGAATAATCGCAAGATCGCCGTTTTCGGGGCGGCTTTTTTTCTTGGCACGATCGGCGCCTCGGCCGCGTTCGCCCAGACCTTTCGGAATTATCGCTGCGCGGACGGGACTCAATTCATCGTCGGATTTTTCGAGTATGATTCACGCGCCCATCTGCAGCTCGACGGCAGGGCGGTGACGCTTGGCAAACGTCTTGCTTTTTCCGGTTTGCGCTATTCGGGAAGCGGCGTGACCCTGAAGATGACCAAGGCCGGCATCACCACGCTCAAGCACGCCAAACGGCCGGTAACGGCGTGCGAGCTGACATGA
- a CDS encoding DUF2735 domain-containing protein: protein MVNSSLNQGTAKIYQFPAGGRAALGGRRYGETTDVASAQAGDSACSGSWYHQAAIDESKPGRDH, encoded by the coding sequence ATGGTGAATTCGAGTTTGAATCAAGGAACTGCCAAGATCTACCAATTCCCGGCCGGGGGCCGCGCGGCTCTCGGGGGACGTCGCTACGGCGAGACCACGGATGTTGCTTCGGCACAGGCCGGCGACTCCGCCTGCAGCGGCAGCTGGTACCACCAGGCAGCCATCGACGAATCCAAGCCTGGACGAGACCACTGA